Proteins co-encoded in one Gammaproteobacteria bacterium genomic window:
- a CDS encoding HAD family hydrolase, with protein sequence MPPLFTQTIIAVVWDFDKTLIPGYMQRPLFEHFGVDEATFWGEVNKAADDYRARGCEQVSGEMAYLNHVLRYTRKGIFQGLTNQLLEELGRRLEFYPGLPDFFGDLKSRIETDPAYAHHEISLEHYVVSTGFTRTIRGSAIAQYLDGVWGCEFVEDPEADGAEIAQIGYVLDNTTKTRAVFEINKGVNKHPDQINVNASIREEDRRIPFQNMIYVADGPSDVPVFSVVNHGSGRTYGVYNPGHEREFQQINSLQRQGRVQAFGPADYRQGSQTAMWLMNAAREIADRIIADRERALGDKVGKAPRHLND encoded by the coding sequence ATGCCGCCTTTATTCACGCAAACCATCATCGCGGTGGTCTGGGATTTCGACAAAACGCTGATCCCGGGCTATATGCAGCGCCCGCTGTTCGAGCATTTCGGGGTGGACGAGGCGACGTTCTGGGGCGAGGTGAACAAGGCGGCGGACGATTACCGTGCGCGCGGCTGCGAGCAGGTCTCCGGCGAGATGGCTTACCTCAATCATGTGCTTCGCTACACGCGCAAGGGCATTTTCCAGGGGCTGACCAATCAATTGCTGGAAGAGCTGGGCAGGCGCCTGGAATTCTATCCCGGCCTGCCGGATTTCTTCGGCGACCTCAAGTCGCGCATCGAGACGGACCCGGCCTATGCCCATCACGAAATCTCGCTCGAGCACTATGTGGTGAGCACCGGCTTCACGCGCACCATCCGCGGCAGCGCCATCGCGCAATACCTGGACGGGGTGTGGGGCTGCGAGTTCGTCGAGGACCCGGAGGCCGACGGCGCGGAGATCGCGCAGATCGGCTACGTGCTGGACAACACCACCAAGACCCGTGCGGTGTTCGAGATCAACAAGGGGGTCAACAAGCACCCCGACCAGATCAACGTCAACGCCAGCATCCGTGAAGAGGACCGGCGCATTCCGTTCCAGAACATGATCTACGTCGCCGACGGGCCCTCCGATGTGCCGGTGTTTTCGGTCGTCAATCATGGCAGCGGCCGCACTTACGGTGTGTACAACCCCGGCCACGAACGCGAGTTCCAGCAGATCAATTCCCTGCAGCGTCAGGGGCGGGTGCAGGCCTTCGGGCCGGCCGACTACCGTCAGGGCTCGCAGACCGCCATGTGGCTGATGAACGCCGCGCGTGAGATCGCCGATCGCATCATCGCCGACCGCGAGCGAGCGCTGGGCGACAAGGTGGGCAAGGCGCCGCGCCATTTGAATGATTAG
- the parE gene encoding DNA topoisomerase IV subunit B, whose translation MNSAYNAADIEVLSGLDPVRKRPGMYTDTTRPNHLAQEVIDNSVDEAVSGYASRIEVTLYKDGSLEVSDDGRGMPVDRHPQLKKPGVEVILCTLHAGGKFSDKNYRFSGGLHGVGVSVVNALSKHLEVWIRRDGKEYNMAFAGGEPRTDLEVIGDVGKRNTGTTLRFWPDPKYFDSAKFSVQRLKHTLRAKAVLCPGLLVRFRDEASGEKVEWQYEAGLRDYLMEAVQGFEILPAEPFMGTVAGETEAVDWAVIWLPEGGEGVAESYVNLIPTTQGGTHVNGLRTGLTEAVREFCEFRSLVPRGIKLAPEDVWEGASYVLSFKMLDPQFAGQTKERLSSREAAPFISGVVKDAFSLWLNEHPEQGELIAQLAIGNAQRRQRAGKKVVRKKVSQGPALPGKLADCAATDLGRTELFLVEGDSAGGSAKQARDREFQAIMPLRGKILNTWEVESDEVLGSQEINDISVAIGVEPGSDNLSALRYGKICILADADSDGMHIATLLCALFVRHYRPLVAAGHIYVAMPPLYRIDVGKEKYYALDDAEREGVINRIQAENKKGKVSVTRFKGLGEMNPLQLRETTMAPDTRRLVQLTLEAGDDTNKLLDMLLAKKRAADRRNWLEKKGNLAEV comes from the coding sequence ATGAATTCCGCATACAACGCAGCCGATATCGAAGTTCTCAGCGGGCTGGACCCGGTGCGCAAGCGCCCGGGCATGTATACCGACACCACCCGCCCCAATCACCTCGCCCAGGAGGTGATCGACAACAGCGTGGACGAGGCGGTCTCCGGCTATGCCAGCCGCATCGAGGTCACGCTGTACAAGGACGGCTCGCTGGAGGTGTCCGACGACGGACGCGGCATGCCGGTGGACCGGCATCCGCAGCTCAAGAAGCCCGGGGTCGAGGTCATCCTGTGCACCCTGCATGCCGGGGGCAAGTTCTCGGACAAGAACTACCGTTTCTCCGGCGGCCTGCACGGGGTCGGCGTGTCGGTGGTCAACGCGCTATCCAAGCATCTGGAGGTGTGGATCCGGCGCGACGGCAAGGAATACAACATGGCCTTCGCCGGCGGCGAGCCGCGTACCGATCTGGAAGTGATCGGCGATGTCGGCAAGCGCAATACCGGCACCACGCTGCGCTTCTGGCCGGACCCCAAGTACTTCGACAGCGCCAAGTTCTCCGTGCAGCGCCTCAAGCACACCCTGCGCGCCAAGGCGGTGCTTTGCCCCGGACTGCTGGTCCGCTTCCGCGACGAGGCCAGCGGTGAGAAGGTGGAATGGCAGTACGAGGCCGGACTGCGCGATTACCTTATGGAGGCCGTCCAGGGCTTCGAGATCCTGCCGGCCGAACCCTTCATGGGGACCGTGGCGGGCGAAACCGAGGCGGTCGACTGGGCGGTGATCTGGCTGCCGGAAGGCGGCGAGGGCGTCGCCGAGAGTTACGTGAACCTGATCCCGACCACTCAGGGCGGCACTCACGTCAACGGGTTGCGTACGGGGCTGACCGAGGCGGTGCGCGAGTTCTGCGAGTTCCGCAGCCTGGTGCCGCGCGGCATCAAGCTGGCGCCGGAGGATGTCTGGGAGGGCGCCAGCTACGTCCTGTCGTTCAAGATGCTGGACCCGCAGTTCGCGGGCCAGACCAAGGAGCGCCTGTCCTCGCGCGAGGCCGCGCCGTTCATCTCCGGCGTGGTGAAAGACGCCTTCAGCCTGTGGCTCAACGAGCATCCCGAACAGGGTGAGCTGATCGCCCAGCTCGCCATCGGCAACGCTCAGCGCCGTCAGCGTGCGGGCAAGAAGGTGGTGCGCAAAAAGGTCAGCCAGGGGCCGGCCCTGCCGGGCAAGCTGGCCGACTGCGCCGCCACGGATCTGGGACGCACCGAGCTGTTCCTGGTCGAGGGCGACTCCGCCGGCGGTTCCGCCAAGCAGGCGCGCGATCGCGAGTTCCAGGCGATCATGCCCCTGCGCGGCAAGATCCTGAACACCTGGGAGGTTGAGTCCGACGAAGTGCTGGGCTCGCAGGAGATCAACGACATCTCCGTGGCCATCGGCGTGGAGCCGGGTTCCGACAACCTGTCCGCGCTGCGCTACGGCAAGATCTGCATCCTGGCCGACGCCGACTCGGATGGCATGCACATCGCCACCCTCCTGTGTGCGCTGTTCGTGCGCCATTACCGGCCGCTGGTGGCCGCCGGCCACATCTACGTGGCGATGCCGCCGCTGTACCGCATCGACGTGGGCAAGGAAAAGTACTACGCCCTGGACGACGCCGAGCGCGAGGGCGTGATCAACCGTATCCAGGCCGAAAACAAGAAGGGCAAGGTCAGCGTGACCCGGTTCAAGGGGCTGGGCGAGATGAACCCGCTGCAGCTGCGCGAGACCACCATGGCGCCGGACACCCGCCGCCTGGTGCAGCTCACCCTGGAGGCGGGGGACGACACCAACAAGCTGCTCGACATGCTGCTGGCCAAGAAGCGCGCGGCGGACCGCCGCAACTGGCTGGAAAAGAAGGGCAACCTCGCCGAGGTCTGA
- a CDS encoding UvrD-helicase domain-containing protein, whose amino-acid sequence MSSLPAVDPARNATVFASAGSGKTWLLVARLLRLLLAGAAPDSILAITFTRKAAGEMQARLYERLREWSGMTDDALIRALGEIGIESPDADTLDRARNLYEQLLFSPHAVRTTTFHAFCQDILQRFALEADIPPGFELVETIGDLADEAWAALFAEAGAAPAGVLAGQLETLFDQTGSLFNLRGALNAFLARREDWWAWTEAEADPVAAADQHLRERLEVDPDQDPYQAFFTPQTLTDLKTFAELLNRHPTQTNTRHAQLIEQVLAVGDRSEAAFLDVAGVFLTQKGEPRARKASASQAKKMTEAGEETFLHLHGELAARLQATQDIANRIQTLILNQAWYAVGQRYLELFQQIKTERRLLDFTDLEWLTYRLLNASDHALWVQYKLDQRIDHLLIDELPSSRFTASAALTRPCRPRPATGCAITCRDRISACMPPGAPRPRSSTSSTRCSPPPRWPDTSRTSKPTPRIAPKTGARWRCCPPRPSLKWRNRIRPKGCAIRWSGPVRPHRRQPISKRHSASPRPCRP is encoded by the coding sequence ATGAGCAGCCTGCCCGCCGTCGACCCCGCCCGCAATGCCACCGTGTTCGCCTCGGCGGGCAGCGGCAAGACCTGGCTGCTGGTCGCCCGCCTGCTGCGCCTGCTGTTGGCCGGCGCCGCGCCCGACAGCATCCTGGCCATTACCTTCACCCGCAAGGCGGCCGGCGAGATGCAGGCCCGCCTCTACGAGCGTCTGCGCGAATGGTCGGGCATGACGGACGATGCGCTGATCCGGGCCCTGGGCGAGATCGGCATCGAATCACCGGACGCCGACACCCTGGACCGGGCGCGCAACCTCTACGAGCAACTGCTGTTCAGCCCACACGCCGTGCGCACCACCACCTTTCATGCCTTTTGCCAGGACATACTGCAGCGCTTCGCGCTGGAGGCGGATATCCCGCCGGGCTTCGAACTGGTGGAAACCATCGGCGATCTGGCCGACGAGGCCTGGGCCGCCCTGTTCGCCGAAGCCGGCGCCGCTCCCGCAGGCGTCCTCGCCGGCCAGCTGGAGACCCTGTTCGACCAGACCGGCAGCCTGTTCAACCTGCGCGGCGCGCTGAACGCCTTTCTCGCCCGGCGCGAGGACTGGTGGGCCTGGACAGAAGCAGAAGCCGATCCCGTCGCGGCCGCCGATCAGCATCTTCGCGAACGCCTGGAGGTCGATCCAGACCAGGACCCCTATCAGGCATTTTTCACCCCGCAGACACTCACCGATCTCAAGACCTTCGCCGAACTGCTCAACCGCCATCCCACCCAGACCAATACCCGCCACGCACAACTGATCGAACAGGTGCTGGCCGTCGGGGACCGGAGCGAAGCGGCGTTTCTCGATGTGGCCGGGGTGTTCCTGACGCAAAAGGGCGAACCGCGAGCGCGCAAGGCCTCCGCCAGCCAGGCGAAGAAGATGACCGAAGCGGGCGAGGAGACCTTCCTGCATCTGCACGGCGAACTGGCCGCCCGGCTGCAGGCCACCCAGGACATCGCCAATCGCATCCAGACCCTGATTTTGAACCAGGCCTGGTATGCCGTCGGACAGCGGTACCTGGAACTCTTTCAGCAGATCAAGACGGAGCGCCGCCTGCTCGACTTCACCGACCTGGAATGGCTGACCTACCGCCTGCTGAACGCCAGCGACCATGCCCTGTGGGTGCAGTACAAGCTCGACCAGCGCATCGATCACCTGCTGATCGACGAATTGCCAAGCAGTCGATTTACGGCTTCCGCCGCGCTAACCCGGCCCTGCAGGCCGAGGCCGGCAACTGGCTGCGCGATCACCTGCAGGGACAGGATTTCAGCCTGCATGCCTCCTGGCGCTCCTCGCCCGCGATCATCGACTTCGTCAACGCGCTGTTCACCGCCACCCCGCTGGCCGGACACATCCAGAACTTCGAAACCCACGCCACGCATCGCACCGAAGACTGGGGCGAGGTGGCGCTGCTGCCCGCCGCGACCGTCCCTGAAATGGAGGAACCGGATTCGCCCGAAGGGCTGCGCAATCCGCTGGAGCGGCCCCGTCCGCCCGCACCGCCGACAGCCTATCAGCAAGAGGCACAGCGCATCGCCTCGACCCTGCAGGCCATGA